The following proteins are co-located in the Chryseobacterium daecheongense genome:
- a CDS encoding sulfatase-like hydrolase/transferase, with amino-acid sequence MKKTILLLAFLLFIFSCSDRDKDRQAPTEKKYETKNIVLLVVDGPRISETWEESTKKNIPNRVSLLSQGVFISNFKNNGTTSTNPGHSAMCSGVYENIKNDGTELPGFPSVMQQWLKFTGADKTKAWVIASKDKLEVLNDCKLADWKGKFQPSVDCGVSGNGSGYRADAVTMANTKEIMKKYNPNMIVINLKDVDSYGHDNKYNEYIQAIKTTDASIKDIWNYIQSLPAYKDKTTLIVSNDHGRHLDSKGGFRNHGDDCEGCRHIEFFALGPDFKKNTTISTGNYEQIDIASTIAELLGVPLQYAKGKVIKEVFK; translated from the coding sequence ATGAAAAAGACTATTTTACTTTTAGCGTTCCTTCTTTTTATTTTTTCATGTTCAGATAGAGATAAAGACAGGCAGGCGCCTACTGAAAAAAAATACGAAACCAAGAATATTGTTTTATTGGTTGTAGATGGTCCCCGTATTTCTGAGACCTGGGAAGAATCAACAAAAAAGAATATTCCTAATAGAGTGAGCCTTTTGAGTCAAGGAGTATTTATCAGTAATTTTAAAAACAATGGAACTACAAGCACCAACCCCGGGCATAGCGCCATGTGTTCTGGAGTATATGAAAATATTAAGAATGATGGGACAGAATTACCAGGCTTTCCGTCTGTAATGCAGCAATGGCTTAAATTCACAGGAGCAGATAAAACAAAAGCATGGGTTATTGCCTCTAAAGATAAACTGGAAGTTTTGAACGATTGTAAACTGGCAGATTGGAAAGGCAAATTCCAGCCAAGTGTAGATTGCGGAGTGAGCGGAAATGGATCTGGATATAGAGCGGATGCCGTTACGATGGCCAATACAAAAGAGATCATGAAAAAGTATAATCCTAATATGATTGTTATCAATCTTAAAGACGTAGATTCATATGGACATGATAATAAATATAATGAATACATTCAGGCAATAAAAACTACGGATGCTTCTATTAAGGATATTTGGAATTATATTCAGTCTCTGCCCGCTTATAAAGATAAGACCACACTAATTGTTTCTAATGATCATGGAAGACATCTGGACAGCAAAGGTGGATTTAGAAATCATGGTGATGATTGTGAAGGATGTAGACATATTGAGTTCTTTGCTCTTGGGCCGGATTTTAAAAAGAACACTACGATTAGTACCGGAAATTATGAGCAGATTGATATAGCAAGTACTATTGCCGAACTTTTAGGAGTTCCTTTACAGTACGCTAAAGGAAAAGTAATCAAAGAAGTATTCAAATAA
- the rpsL gene encoding 30S ribosomal protein S12 produces the protein MPTIQQLVRKGRATLAKKSKSAALDSCPQRRGVCTRVYTTTPKKPNSALRKVARVRLSNGKEVNAYIPGEGHNLQEHSIVLVRGGRVKDLPGVRYHIVRGALDTAGVNGRTQRRSKYGAKRPKPGQAAAAPAKGKKK, from the coding sequence ATGCCTACTATTCAACAATTAGTAAGAAAAGGAAGAGCCACGCTTGCCAAGAAGAGCAAATCGGCTGCCCTTGATTCTTGTCCACAAAGACGAGGTGTATGTACGAGAGTATATACTACCACTCCTAAGAAACCTAACTCTGCACTTAGAAAAGTTGCAAGGGTAAGACTTTCAAACGGTAAAGAAGTCAACGCCTACATCCCGGGCGAAGGACATAATCTTCAAGAGCACTCGATAGTATTGGTAAGAGGCGGAAGGGTGAAAGACCTACCGGGAGTACGTTACCACATCGTAAGAGGTGCATTAGACACTGCAGGTGTAAATGGAAGAACACAGAGAAGATCTAAGTACGGAGCTAAGAGACCTAAACCAGGTCAGGCAGCTGCTGCACCAGCTAAAGGAAAGAAAAAATAA
- the rpsG gene encoding 30S ribosomal protein S7: MRKTKAKKRPLLPDPKFNDQLVTRFVNNLMLDGKKSIAFKIFYDALDVVEIKKGETEKTSLEIWKDALTNVMPHVEVRSRRVGGANFQIPMPIRADRKISMAMKWLIKYSKARNDKSMALKLANEIVAASREEGAAYKKKSDTHKMAEANKAFSHFKF, translated from the coding sequence ATGAGAAAGACAAAAGCGAAAAAAAGACCGTTGTTACCAGATCCAAAATTTAATGATCAATTGGTAACTAGATTTGTAAATAACCTAATGCTAGACGGTAAAAAGTCTATCGCATTCAAAATTTTCTATGATGCATTAGACGTTGTAGAAATTAAAAAAGGAGAAACTGAAAAGACTTCTCTTGAGATCTGGAAAGATGCCCTTACTAACGTAATGCCTCACGTAGAAGTTCGTTCAAGAAGAGTAGGTGGTGCTAACTTCCAAATCCCAATGCCAATCAGAGCTGATAGAAAAATTTCTATGGCGATGAAATGGTTAATTAAATATTCTAAAGCTAGAAATGATAAGTCTATGGCTTTGAAATTAGCTAACGAAATTGTTGCTGCTTCTAGAGAAGAAGGTGCTGCTTATAAAAAGAAAAGTGACACTCATAAAATGGCGGAAGCTAACAAAGCTTTCTCACACTTTAAATTCTAA
- the fusA gene encoding elongation factor G, whose protein sequence is MGRDLKFTRNIGIAAHIDAGKTTTTERILFYTGVNHKIGEVHDGASTMDWMEQEAERGITITSAATTCSWNFPTDQGKPVADTKPYHFNIIDTPGHVDFTVEVNRSLRVLDGLVFLFSAVDGVEPQSETNWRLADNYKVARMGFVNKMDRQGADFLNVVKQVKEMLGSNAVPIVLPIGAEEDFKGVVDLIKNRAIIWDEAGQGATFEVVPIPEDMKAEVHEYREKLVEAVADYDETLMEKFFEDPDSISEEEINEALRKATIDLSIIPMTCGSSFKNKGVQFMLDAVCKYLPSPLDKDDIKGTDPRTDAEITRKPDVNEPFAALAFKIATDPFVGRLAFFRAYSGRLDAGSYILNTRSGDKERISRIYQMHANKQNPVEYIEAGDIGAAVGFKSIKTGDTMCDEKNPIVLESMVFPDPVIGIAVEPKTKADQDKMGNALAKLAEEDPTFTVRTDEASGQTIISGMGELHLDIIVDRMKREFKVEVNQGQPQVEYKENLTKVASHREVYKKQSGGKGKFADIVFELGPADEGKVGLEFINEIKGGNVPREFVPAIEKGFKAAMKNGPLAGFEVEGIKVTLKDGSFHAVDSDALSFELAAKLGFKEAGKAAKPVIMEPIMKLEVVTPEEYMGNIIGDLNKRRGTISGQEEKNGAVVIKGSVPLSEMFGYVTTLRTLSSGRATSSMELEKYAQTPQNVAEEIIAKAKG, encoded by the coding sequence ATGGGAAGAGATCTTAAATTTACAAGAAATATTGGTATCGCTGCTCACATTGATGCAGGTAAGACTACCACTACAGAAAGGATTTTATTCTATACTGGTGTAAACCACAAAATTGGAGAGGTTCACGATGGTGCTTCTACAATGGACTGGATGGAGCAGGAAGCAGAAAGAGGTATTACCATTACTTCTGCTGCAACTACTTGTTCTTGGAACTTTCCAACAGATCAAGGAAAACCTGTAGCCGACACTAAACCTTACCACTTCAACATCATCGATACACCGGGACACGTTGACTTCACAGTAGAAGTAAACAGATCTTTGAGAGTATTGGATGGTTTGGTATTCTTATTCTCTGCAGTAGATGGAGTAGAGCCTCAGTCTGAAACAAACTGGAGACTTGCTGACAACTACAAAGTTGCTAGAATGGGATTCGTAAACAAAATGGACAGACAAGGTGCTGACTTCCTTAACGTTGTAAAACAAGTTAAAGAAATGTTAGGATCTAATGCAGTTCCAATCGTTTTACCAATCGGTGCTGAAGAAGACTTTAAAGGTGTTGTAGACTTAATTAAAAACAGAGCTATCATCTGGGATGAAGCAGGACAAGGAGCTACTTTTGAAGTAGTGCCAATTCCTGAAGACATGAAAGCTGAGGTTCACGAATATAGAGAGAAATTAGTTGAAGCTGTAGCTGACTATGATGAGACTTTGATGGAGAAATTCTTCGAAGATCCGGATTCAATCTCTGAAGAAGAAATCAACGAAGCTCTTAGAAAAGCTACTATTGATTTATCTATTATCCCAATGACTTGTGGTTCTTCATTCAAAAATAAAGGAGTACAGTTCATGTTGGATGCAGTATGTAAATACTTGCCTTCTCCATTGGATAAAGATGATATCAAAGGTACTGATCCAAGAACAGACGCTGAAATTACAAGAAAACCAGACGTAAATGAGCCTTTCGCGGCTTTAGCATTTAAGATTGCTACTGACCCATTCGTGGGAAGATTAGCATTCTTCAGAGCATACTCTGGAAGATTAGATGCAGGTTCTTATATCCTGAACACTCGTTCTGGAGATAAAGAAAGAATCTCAAGAATCTATCAGATGCACGCTAACAAGCAAAATCCTGTAGAATATATTGAAGCAGGAGATATTGGTGCAGCAGTAGGATTCAAATCTATCAAAACTGGTGATACAATGTGTGATGAGAAAAACCCAATCGTTCTTGAATCGATGGTTTTCCCTGATCCGGTAATCGGTATCGCTGTTGAGCCTAAAACTAAAGCGGACCAGGATAAAATGGGTAACGCATTAGCGAAATTGGCTGAAGAAGATCCAACGTTTACTGTTAGAACTGACGAAGCTTCTGGACAAACGATTATCTCTGGTATGGGTGAGCTTCACTTGGATATCATTGTAGATCGTATGAAGAGAGAGTTCAAAGTTGAGGTGAACCAAGGACAACCTCAGGTAGAGTACAAAGAAAACTTAACAAAAGTTGCCAGCCATAGAGAAGTTTACAAAAAACAATCAGGTGGTAAAGGTAAATTTGCTGATATTGTATTTGAACTAGGACCTGCTGACGAAGGTAAAGTTGGTTTAGAATTCATCAATGAGATCAAAGGTGGTAACGTTCCAAGAGAATTCGTTCCTGCAATTGAAAAAGGATTTAAAGCTGCAATGAAGAACGGTCCATTGGCTGGTTTCGAAGTTGAAGGTATTAAAGTTACTCTTAAAGATGGATCTTTCCACGCGGTGGATTCTGATGCTCTTTCTTTCGAATTAGCTGCTAAATTAGGATTTAAGGAAGCTGGTAAAGCTGCTAAGCCGGTAATTATGGAGCCTATTATGAAACTGGAAGTTGTAACTCCGGAAGAATATATGGGTAACATTATTGGTGACCTTAACAAGAGAAGAGGTACGATCAGTGGTCAGGAAGAAAAGAACGGTGCTGTTGTTATCAAAGGTTCTGTTCCACTTTCTGAAATGTTTGGATATGTAACAACTCTAAGAACACTTTCATCAGGAAGAGCTACATCTTCTATGGAATTAGAGAAATACGCTCAGACTCCACAAAACGTTGCTGAAGAAATCATTGCTAAAGCAAAAGGTTAA
- the rpsJ gene encoding 30S ribosomal protein S10: protein MSQRIRIKLKSYDYNLVDKSAEKIVKTVKATGAVVNGPIPLPTNKRIFTVLRSPHVNKKAREQFQLSAHKRLMDIYSSSSKTVDALMKLELPSGVDVEIKV from the coding sequence ATGTCACAAAGAATCAGAATAAAACTAAAATCTTACGATTACAACTTGGTAGACAAGTCTGCTGAGAAAATCGTAAAAACGGTAAAGGCTACCGGGGCTGTTGTAAACGGACCTATTCCATTACCAACTAACAAGAGAATTTTCACGGTGTTGAGATCTCCACACGTTAACAAAAAAGCAAGAGAGCAGTTCCAATTATCAGCTCACAAGAGATTGATGGATATCTACTCTTCTTCTTCTAAAACTGTTGATGCTCTAATGAAATTAGAGTTACCAAGCGGTGTTGACGTAGAAATTAAAGTGTGA
- a CDS encoding TonB-dependent receptor, giving the protein MKRTVSIYLALLGIGLANGQKVKDSLKNGNIDEVVITGSGYAQKIKDTPATISVITQADLKKRAYRDITDALQDVPGVFITGGGSTSDFSIRGAESGQTLVLIDGKRINTRETRPNSDGPGIEQGWMPPLETIERIEVVKGPMSSLYGSDAMGGVINIITKKLTDSWKGSIATSLIQQVHKESGNTYQIDGYTAGSLIKNLLQLKVTGSYSDRNEDKFVGGFTERIIKAFGTELSLTPDTKNTFKLNYDFNRQERNQNAGYSLAANAKSSSNNYERNVLSLSHKGDYSNFHTNSYLQYDNTNNPNRDMRYETFVAYSLNNFNIKEHVISFGAEYRYERLNDFGNKLKSENDVVDQLTRWNWSAFAEGNWKLIQRLHLVTGARLDNDQNYGSNFTPRGYLVWSINKNFTAKGGASWGYKAPCLRAVNPAWGQVTGGGSQDGVIIGNKDLQPEKSFNQEATIMFEDNKKVISLSVTGFNTDFKNKLVEVRKCNNTEECAQFESLYNHVYDFISTRENLGKAKSIGMEANLGINLTKDLTLKTNYTYTDTKIKSNEVPSLYNKAYARIPKHMVNANLAWKANYSLEFWSRMNYRSESQPGVSRGRAQEFPIPSYFLLDLGAVYRLNKNVRFTFGVYNLLDKNIRNDNSDPANNFGFRIDGIRYQFGANYFF; this is encoded by the coding sequence ATGAAAAGAACAGTATCTATTTATTTAGCATTGCTAGGGATTGGTTTAGCAAATGGTCAGAAGGTAAAAGATTCTTTAAAAAACGGAAATATTGATGAAGTGGTTATAACCGGATCAGGATATGCACAAAAAATTAAAGATACTCCAGCTACTATTTCTGTGATTACACAGGCAGATCTAAAAAAGAGGGCATATCGGGATATAACAGATGCTTTACAGGATGTTCCCGGAGTTTTTATTACGGGAGGAGGAAGTACCAGTGATTTCTCAATAAGAGGGGCTGAATCCGGGCAGACATTAGTCTTAATTGATGGGAAGAGAATTAATACAAGGGAGACAAGACCAAATTCTGATGGTCCCGGAATTGAACAAGGATGGATGCCTCCATTGGAGACTATTGAAAGAATTGAAGTAGTAAAAGGACCGATGTCCTCACTATATGGTTCTGATGCAATGGGAGGAGTGATCAATATCATTACTAAGAAGCTTACAGATAGCTGGAAAGGGTCAATAGCGACCAGTTTGATACAGCAAGTTCATAAAGAATCTGGTAATACTTATCAAATAGATGGATATACTGCTGGATCTTTAATCAAAAACCTTCTTCAACTAAAAGTTACAGGAAGTTATTCGGATAGAAATGAAGATAAATTTGTTGGAGGATTTACTGAACGTATTATTAAAGCTTTTGGAACAGAACTTAGTCTTACTCCTGACACGAAGAACACGTTTAAGCTAAATTATGATTTTAATCGTCAAGAAAGAAATCAGAATGCAGGGTATTCATTAGCTGCTAATGCAAAAAGTTCCAGTAATAATTATGAAAGAAATGTATTGTCATTAAGCCATAAGGGTGACTATTCTAATTTTCATACGAATTCCTATCTGCAATATGACAATACCAATAACCCTAACAGGGATATGAGGTATGAGACTTTTGTCGCTTATAGCCTTAACAATTTCAATATAAAGGAACATGTCATCAGTTTCGGTGCTGAATATAGATATGAAAGATTGAATGATTTTGGAAATAAACTTAAATCAGAAAATGATGTAGTGGATCAATTAACCCGTTGGAACTGGTCCGCTTTTGCTGAAGGAAACTGGAAATTGATTCAAAGGCTTCATTTAGTTACAGGAGCACGTTTGGATAATGATCAGAATTATGGATCCAATTTTACTCCGAGAGGCTACCTGGTATGGAGTATCAATAAAAACTTCACTGCCAAGGGTGGGGCTTCTTGGGGGTACAAGGCACCATGTTTGCGAGCTGTAAATCCAGCTTGGGGACAAGTAACCGGTGGAGGATCTCAGGATGGGGTAATTATAGGAAATAAAGACTTACAACCAGAGAAAAGTTTTAATCAGGAAGCAACTATAATGTTTGAAGATAACAAGAAAGTTATTAGTCTGAGTGTAACAGGTTTTAATACTGATTTCAAAAATAAATTGGTAGAAGTAAGAAAGTGTAATAATACTGAGGAATGTGCACAATTTGAAAGTCTATACAATCATGTTTATGATTTTATTTCAACAAGGGAAAATCTGGGTAAAGCTAAAAGTATAGGAATGGAAGCTAATCTTGGAATCAACTTGACAAAAGATCTTACCTTAAAAACCAACTATACCTATACAGACACCAAAATTAAATCCAATGAAGTTCCTTCGCTTTACAATAAAGCATATGCAAGAATACCAAAGCATATGGTAAATGCAAACTTAGCTTGGAAAGCAAATTATAGCCTCGAGTTTTGGTCAAGAATGAACTACAGAAGTGAAAGTCAGCCGGGAGTATCCAGAGGAAGAGCACAGGAATTTCCAATACCATCTTATTTTTTACTGGATTTAGGAGCGGTATATCGACTCAATAAAAATGTTCGCTTTACTTTTGGTGTTTATAATCTATTGGATAAAAATATCCGCAATGATAACTCCGATCCGGCTAATAACTTTGGCTTCAGGATCGACGGAATCAGATATCAATTTGGAGCAAATTACTTTTTCTAA
- a CDS encoding low affinity iron permease family protein codes for MSHKDNNFFEKFSDWATKFTGSSHAFIGATAIVVIWALSGPVFHYSETWQLVINTGTTIITFLMVFLIQKSQNKDSKAIQIKLNELIAAHEKASNRIVDIEDLSEKELDQLHTYYEKLADFAQDDVDIHTSHSIDAAKRNQSFKHDLFKKKHEEWLEKQKKESL; via the coding sequence ATGAGTCATAAGGATAATAATTTTTTTGAAAAATTTTCAGATTGGGCAACCAAATTTACAGGAAGTTCCCATGCTTTTATTGGAGCTACTGCTATTGTTGTAATCTGGGCCCTTTCCGGACCTGTATTTCATTATTCTGAAACCTGGCAGCTGGTGATCAATACAGGAACGACGATTATTACTTTTTTGATGGTATTTCTTATTCAGAAATCCCAGAATAAAGATTCTAAAGCTATACAGATTAAACTAAATGAGCTGATCGCAGCCCATGAAAAAGCGAGTAACCGGATTGTGGATATAGAAGACTTATCCGAAAAAGAATTGGATCAGCTGCATACCTATTATGAGAAATTAGCTGATTTTGCTCAAGATGATGTGGATATCCATACTTCCCATTCTATTGATGCGGCTAAAAGAAATCAAAGCTTCAAACATGATCTGTTTAAAAAGAAGCATGAGGAATGGTTGGAAAAACAAAAAAAGGAATCATTATGA